The Saccharolobus shibatae B12 genomic interval CTGATGCAGTGTGTCTAAACTCCGGTATTCCTACCCTCTTCCCCTTTAAATCTTCAGGACTCCTTATACTCGATTCTCTATTTATAAAAACATAACCTAGTCTGAATTTTCTTGAAAGAAATACTGGTATTCCAATAAATGGTTTATCTTTAGTAAATAAAGTATTAATATATGCCGAAAAAGACATCTCTGAAGCATCAAATTCTTTATTACCTAGCATCCTTCTAAAAATTTCTTGAACCCATATTTTCTTTAAATTAATGTCTACTCCTTGTATTTTAACTTCTCCAGTTAAAAACGGCTTCACTTTATCATATCCCCAGCATGCAATAGTTAAAGTTAGATTGGACATCAAGTTCACTTATCATTGCTGAGAATAAAAACTTTACGAAAAGTAATTTTAAGTATATGGAATGTGGAACTTGCTTTGTGGATTGCTTCAATTTTTAGCCGAGCAAACATTAACTTCTAAATCAACCCTTGATTTTGAATTTAAGAAAAATTTAGAGTTTAATATCCGAGAAAGTTAAAGAATTCAATAAAGCAGCTTTAACGGATATCATGAAATAGACATACATCTAGCGCTGAGTAATTATGTCCTCTTACCTCCATACTAACTACTCCCTTATACAAATTTGGTCTTTTTCACATATCTTTTAGAGCATAAGTGTAAATGATATTAAAATTAATATTAAAAAATAGTTAATTTAGATAATTGCTATTGGATTTAAGGGAGATGCAGTGGCGCCAGTTAATTTTAATGGCAACAGAACTAGAATGAATTCCTGTCTTCTATTTAATGCTTTAGCTAAGTTCTCCAGGTTCATATTATCTATGATAGGTATCCCATTCTCTGCAATTAGATACCTATGCACTGGTAAGTAGGTTTTCATACCTTTTCTAACATATTCAGTTCTAGGTGCATCACTTCCTACAAGGCCAAATCCCTTACTAACAATCCATCTAGCTGCGTCCAGTCCTATACCGGGCTCCTCATCTGCACCATCTTTACTAAATCCGGTGTATATTATTGCAGCATCTCCTCTTTCTATTTTAACTTCCATTCTTTTTTCTAGATCCTCACCGGTAATTTCCCTATCTAATCCAATATCTGAAACGTCAAAGAATACGCCTCTAGTGAAAATAGGCGGTATGGTGGTTATATCTAAATCCTTGTATCCGTCAACATCAGCTCTCATAGTCTTAATATCTATACCTCCAAATAGTTTACCCCTCTCAGAGACGTGATTTAAAGCATCTATATGAGTACCAGTGTGATCGCACATATTTAATCTAACATTTGCAAAGCCAGATCCTTCTGGAATATCTAATTCTTTATATCGCCTCTTTGCATCATCGTAGTATAAGTGCTTTCCAATATATACTGGTCCATGTCCGAAATAGTATGTGCCATTCCTTATCGTTTTACCTAATTCTATTATTTCACCTTTTTGAATTAATGCTATTAAATCTTTCATTCTTTTCACTTTAAACGACACTCTTGTGCTCTCGTATTGAAACATATTAAGGAAATGATCAAGGATTGAGGACATAACTCATCACATTACTAAATAATAAACATAGTAGTATTAAGCCTTTTCCCTCCATAAAATAAAGGACTAAATCATTATCACTGTAGAAAATTACATTTCTAACTTTTTACCTCTTGTTTCAGGTAATAGGAAAAGAAGTCCTAAGCAAATGATAGACGCTATTAGCCCTGGAATAAAGGATCCAGTGAAAATATATTCTACCCCTTTCGCATTTGTTATAATAATAGGTATTATAATGCTACTCACAATTCCGTTTATTAGGACCCCAATTTGTGCAGTTAAACCAGTTCCAGAATACCTTAAATTTGCCGGAAACATCTCAGCAAACCACACGAAAGTTACTCCTACAGCAATCCATCCACTAAATTCCATTAATTCTGTTGCTATTAAGGCTAAAATTCCATTCGCTGAATTCATTAACAATGTATACGGATAGGAAAAAATTATAGTTAGTACAATTGCTATCAACATAGTCTTTTTCCTTCCTATTTGGTCACTTATTATACCTCCAATTGTTGCCCCTATTAAAGCCCCTGAGAAATACGTTATAGCAATCATTGTAGGTGCAAAAATTCTAGGTGAAAGTCCAAAAGTATTTATTAAATGTATCCTCGAGATGAATGCTTGCGGAATAGGACCTCCAAAAAGTACTCCTATCAAGGATTGAAAGAAATACATAAATGACGCAGTTAATATGGTTAGACCCAACTTTCCCTTTAAAACTTTAAGAGCCGGCATGTGCGCTATATTACCTTTATTAACTATCTGCTTAAATATTGGACTCTCCATCATTCTGAATCTTATTATTGCTCCTATTATGGCTACCACTACACCAGCTAAATATGGAATTCTCCATCCAAATGTAAGGAAAGAAGCTCCATGGTAGTATAGACTTGAAAGCGTAAATGCCAATCCTGCAGCCCCAATACCCAATGATTGAAGTGAACCAAGGAGGGAACCATATCTGCCTATCACTGATGTTTTACCCTGCACCTCTACATGTTCTATAACCCAAACCGATGCTCCACCAAATTCTCCACCGAGAGACATACCTAATAACAATCTAAATACGAACAGTAGGACTAATGCAGTTATACCTATAGAAGAGTATGTTGGAAGAAGTCCCACACCTAATATTGAAATTACTGTGAGCGAAATTGAAAGAGTCAGAGAAGTCAGTCTTCCCCTTGTGTCTCCTAAATGGCCAAAGATGAACGCTCCTACTGGTCTAGTTATATATCCAACTCCAAAAGCTATTATTGAAAGCGTAGTTGCTAAATATGAGGAACTAACTAATGGACCAAAGAATATTATAGGCCATATTATCGCTGCTGCAGTCGCTGATATAAAGAACTCATAAAAATCTATCATATTTCCTAATCCAGCAACTACCGCTATCTTTACTAGATTTTCTCTAGATATGGGACTACTACCTTTCTCCCCGTTAGTCATTTACATCTATTTTAACATTTATGTGACTCAAATTTATAATTGTATTGTGGGCTACTTCAAAATTGTGCCTTCTTGTTGAACTTATAAGCCTTTATGTAAGGAATTTTTAGCCTTAACCTACCAATACGTCAAACTCTTACATAACTTCACGCTGAACTTCTCTCTTATGTAAGCCCCTCTTATCGTCTCTAGCTCTTTTACGCCTATCTCTCTCGTCTACCTTGGTCTTCCTTCTGTTTCTCTATTTCTAGAATAAACAATTCTCTCGTTTCTCCTCACACTCCCTAATCCATCTGTAAAACCCTCATGAGCTTGTAATATTTTAACTATTTCTCTAACTTTCACTCCTTCAAATATCACTCCCCTTACCTTAGCCTCGTTTAACCCCTTAGGCTTCTTCTTTATCACCTTTCTGATCCTTTTCATTAATCCTCTAGCTACACTCATTGGTCTTCTTTTATACTTCTTTTTGTCTAATATATTATAGGAAGATGTTGGATTTGGACTAGTAGATCGCCTAAGTAAACTCATTCCCAATATCTCTCCACTAAAATTTAGTTTGAGATAGTTCCTCCTAATCCCCTTTGCAATTATTATGAGAAAGCCTATATGATTCTAATGTCGTTAAGGGGTTGTTGATCTCTTGGTGAGGAGGAGTTATTGATGATCGTTGAGATACATTTAGTAGAATAATGGAACTGATGAAAATCTTTAAGTTGCGTTAAAATCGTAGAACTGCTATAAATTATTTAGGTAGAACTTGAATTTAACTATTATAGACTCTGCATAGATTTTAGAAAACTACCGATGCTATATTCCAAGTAATTTTCTAGCATTTTTATGAAAAATTTTTTCCAAATTATCCTCATCTAGCTTTAGCTCATATACGCTATCTAATATATCTTTTGTCCATCTTTCACCTTTTTCTGGGCCATATGGGAAATCTGTTGCGAAAACCATATGATCTATACCATAGAAGTCATAAGAAGCTTTCAAGGCTGATATATTTCCATTTAATACGGTATCTACATAAAAATTATTCCTAAAATATTCTAAAGGATGTCTATTTAGTCTTTTAAAAGTCTCTCCACCGTAAACCTCAGGATATGCTATTGCCTCATCATAAAACCCTTCAATCCTCTTACTGAAGAATGGGATCATTGCACCCGCATGATGAATTATGAACTTGAGATTAGGATATTTGTCTAGAATACCGCTAAAAACCAATCTAGCCATAGCTAAACTTGTATCATAAGGCCAACCTAGCATTTGAATTAGTCTATACTCTCTTGCCCAAGGATAAGAATTACCATATGGAGGATTAGTAGGATGAATGAAAATTGGTAAATTCTCCGATGACATAAATTGATAAAAGGAATTCATTTCATCAGCATCTACAGGCTTTCCTATCAAGTTGCTAAGTATCATAATACCCTTAAAACCTAAATCTTTAATACTTCGCTTTACTTCATCCATAAAACCTTCATATATACCAGGCACTATTCCTATTCCTACGAATTTATCTGAATATTTATTAACTATTTCAGCAATTGAATCATTAGCGACTTTAACCAATTTAGGTAAAATATTATTCGGGACTACGTTCCATGTATCTCCAGTAGGGCCTAAAGTTAGCACTTCAATATCAATGCTATATTTCTTCATATATTTTAACCTATATTCCGGGTCAGAGAAGTATATGAAGTTATTACTGACATTAATCTCTATAAGCCTTAGGAAATGCACAACCATAGATTTTACGTACTCATGAATGAATTTTAAAGGTGTAATATGACAAAATATATCTATTTTTTCTTGTTTATCCATGTTCATCATATTTAGTTAACTAGTTAATAAATTTTAAATAGCTTGAAAGAATGCTACCGTCGTGCATTCCATTGTGAGAGATTCGCTGAATATAACTAAATCAATAGTAATGAATTTATATAATGTTTTTCACGGTATTTGTAATGCAATACTTCAATTAGCCTATACATTAGATTTTTATTAAGATTAGGCTGTGTTGCAAATCCGATGAAAAGCAGTATAAAGTGAACATAACTATCCCCCAAGCGTTAACGTAATACCTCATACTCTAATATCATGTAATCCAAGAAACAATCTAAGTTTATTACCATTAATTACCGTAAATACATCAAATAATTTAGAGGGTTTAACCATTAGTAAAGCTAAAAATTATAGTCTTTTTCTTCCCACGGTTACAAAACTCAGGTCTATTAGAGACTAAGCATGTAATGCCTAGTAAGCGAGAAGAGAACATAACTTCTGCCAATAGAGTATGCTCTTGAGTCCATTGAGAAGAAGTTCTACCATCTAATTTTCAAGCACAGTTATACTGGTTATTGGGTCTAGTAAGTTTCATGACGTTCTCGTCGCTCTCAAGGAAGTGAGCAGTACGAAGAAATTTTATAGTTTCTCGTCTGCTATTTATCCTCAACTATTAGAAAGTTAATATGCTAACTACTTAACTTATTCAAATTTTTTTATTAACAGAAGTTATATTCCCTTTTGCACTTATTAAGGAAAAAGACTGTACCTAACTTCCAGAAGAGAATATTATACCTTAACTGCTGTTACTAAGTACCACATTTTAAAGTCCTTAATTTCATAATTATTACATAGATTTCGTACTATCTCAACTACTTTTTCATGATCGAAGAAGTCTGACTTGCTATGAGGAGTTGTAAAGTGTAATGTGTGAGCTTCTGGCGTATAATCAACTATTATCACCATTCCATCATTTTTAGTTACTCTTAACATTTCTTTAATGCCGTTTTCTATCGACGACATGTGATGAAGAAGCATAACAGAAATTGTGTAATCAAAATAATTATCTTCAAATGGTAGATTTTCAGCTAGTCCGTGTTTAAAGTGTATACCTTCGGCTATCTTTTCCCGCTCAAGCTCATCCTTAACTCTTTTTATACTATCCTCATCTGCGTCTATTGACCATATCTCTCTGGGCAACGGTATAAGCTTAGCTAAGAACTTAACATTCCTTCCAAATCCAGTTCCTACGTCTAATACTCTTAGGTTTGTTTTAATGTTTATTTTAGAAGCAATTTCTCTCCTTATACTTTCTCCAAATCCATGAAAATCGGAAATGGATTGATTTTGTGTTTCAACTTTTTTACCTTTATGAATCATATCGAGTTAATCTATATTAAATAAAGTATATAAGTTTTTGTTTTAATGTGCTAATTTAAGATAAGCTGCTCCAGAAGCTTCCTGAACATTATTGTTATACATACTCGAAATTTGAAACGAAAATTTTTTAAAAGTAAATCTTGAGATATTTTTATGTCATATATAGACATAAGAGATCTAGGAAAGAAACGTTCATCTTCAGAAATACCTCCAGATATATTTGATCTATACAAGAAAATTATGGAGCAGAAGAAGAATTCTAGGGTTCTAATTAAATCTAGTGAAATAAAATGGATAGAAAAAGGAAGGCAAGTCGCAAGAAGTGCAAAAGTAATAGACCCTGAGAACGGTTTTACAAATAGCATAGTTAATATAGGTCTAGGAGAGATACCACCTCATGGACATACTGGAAAGCATAAACATACCGAAGCGTACATTTACATAGTCAAAGGTAAAGGTCATAGTATTGTAAATGAAAAAAGATATGATTGGGAAGCAGGAGACTTCCTTTATATTCCTCCAGATACTTATCATCAACATTTTAATGATGGTGACGAATCGGCTGTTTATCTAAGAGTAATTCCAGGTCCGTTAATAGTAAATCTAATGGCAATTTTTGCATCCTTAAATCTAAATGTTGAAGGAATGTTACATCAAGCGGAGACGGCACCAGAATATACTGGACCCAAACCAAAAGTATATTTTGATGAGTTAGAGAAGCAATAAATAGAAAAAATAAATTAAATCAAAAATTTTTATTCTTCTCTTTTCTCTCTCATAAACCCTAACGCCTTAAACACTGGCTCATCAGAATATGAGAATATTATTAAATTGTCATTAGCATCATTTCTAATGCTATACTTTTTCCATGACGGAATGGCTATTATATCAAACGGTTCTACTACATACTTCTGTCCCTCAATTTCAAATGTACCAGAACCCTCAAATACTACGAATATCCTATTCTCAGTTCTCCTTATTGGTTTAAGTTCATCATTACCCTTGATTAGCCTAATTTTTAATGACATTGTGGGAAAAGCTGGAGAGCCATTGGTTGGATTCGTATATTCTAATTCTATACCATAATATGGATCTCCCTTTCCTTTTTCAGCTATTCTGATTAGCGAATTACGTATTAAACTATAAGGGTAGTAGAATAAGGGATTGTCAGATGAAGGTAGATGTGATGGTAATGACTCAAAAGTTGGTTTTACACCTAAATACCTCGCCATCACATCCTCATTACTACTTACTATCTTCTGATACTTGTCAACATTTACATCTCCAAAATCTTGATAGAATACACCTCCTAGCCAGTAAGCTGTTATAACATCCAAACCGTCAAACCATATAGCATAATTATTACCTTCATTATGATGATCATGCCATGTCCAGTTAGGTGTCAATATAACATCGCCAGGCCTCATTGCCAATTTATACCCCTCTACTATAGTATACGCACCTTCTAAGGGTGCTTCTAAAACGAATCTAAATGCGTTTGCAGTATGCCTGTGCGTATAGGCCCTTTCACCGGGTTTAAGCATTTGTATACCTCCCCTTAATGTAGGTAATGTAGCAGCAGATATTGCTGGAAAATATTGTTTTAATCCGGGATTCACAAAATTTATGTTTCGTCTTTCTGCCTCTTCAGGGGGAAGGATCTCAGCTAACTCTAATAATCTCTCCTTAGCCAGCTTATATTTCCATACATAAGGTAAAGCTACATGGGTGGGTTCCTTGGTAAATCTAAAAACCGAAGTAGAATATTTAGGATGTGTGGCTGCAAAAAATGTGGTTAAATTTTCTTTTTCTATTTTGCTGATAAAGTCTTTGATTTTAGATTCCCATTCCTTAGACATATTTAGTCATATTTTCAAACGAAAGTATAGCTAAAAAGTTTATGTATAAAAAGATATTGAGTTTAACGTTAACGGTGTTTGACAAATTATTGACAGCATTTACGAGGATTCCTAAGTAAGTCGTATCTCGGATGCAGAAAGAGAGTAAGGCTAAAAAACTTAATGTTAGCTCTTTAATGTTAAGCTCCGCTCCCGCTAGTTATCATGCTCTAATTAAAATTTTTGAATCTATTATTATAAGTAAATTAATTAATCCGACAGTCGTATTTACATTACTGGACGTTTGTTGAACAAATTGATTAGTGTAGATTGAGGATAGAGGTATATTAGTAAAATTAGATGGTAAAACTTTTGCGTTTATTAGTGCTGATATTGCTAATTTTAGAGCAGTAGCATTAACCAACGCTAAACTTAGATTTGTTGCATAAATTACTTCATGTAAATATTCTTCAGCCTCTGTCTCCGTAAAATTATAATATTTTATCATAAATTGAACAGATGAGTTTGCGTTAGAGTAGTAATCTTGCATAATTTTATATGTAGCTTGTATTACTTTTGCGATAACATCAGAGTGTTGTGATATAAAACTATCGGTAGCTACTATATACTCTGCTGGCCATTCTTGACTAACAACGTAGATCTCCCTAACTTGCCCGCTTTGTACTAGATGCTGAACATCCCATACATTAACGAGTGCGGCATCCGCTTTTCCAGAAAGCACTGATGCTATTTGCGCACCTGGAGAACCAACTGGGATAGCAGTATAGTTATTTCCCCATCCTAAACGACCTACCATTAGTTCTAAAGTTACAGCGTCAAAAC includes:
- a CDS encoding cyclase family protein, whose protein sequence is MKDLIALIQKGEIIELGKTIRNGTYYFGHGPVYIGKHLYYDDAKRRYKELDIPEGSGFANVRLNMCDHTGTHIDALNHVSERGKLFGGIDIKTMRADVDGYKDLDITTIPPIFTRGVFFDVSDIGLDREITGEDLEKRMEVKIERGDAAIIYTGFSKDGADEEPGIGLDAARWIVSKGFGLVGSDAPRTEYVRKGMKTYLPVHRYLIAENGIPIIDNMNLENLAKALNRRQEFILVLLPLKLTGATASPLNPIAII
- a CDS encoding MFS transporter, yielding MTNGEKGSSPISRENLVKIAVVAGLGNMIDFYEFFISATAAAIIWPIIFFGPLVSSSYLATTLSIIAFGVGYITRPVGAFIFGHLGDTRGRLTSLTLSISLTVISILGVGLLPTYSSIGITALVLLFVFRLLLGMSLGGEFGGASVWVIEHVEVQGKTSVIGRYGSLLGSLQSLGIGAAGLAFTLSSLYYHGASFLTFGWRIPYLAGVVVAIIGAIIRFRMMESPIFKQIVNKGNIAHMPALKVLKGKLGLTILTASFMYFFQSLIGVLFGGPIPQAFISRIHLINTFGLSPRIFAPTMIAITYFSGALIGATIGGIISDQIGRKKTMLIAIVLTIIFSYPYTLLMNSANGILALIATELMEFSGWIAVGVTFVWFAEMFPANLRYSGTGLTAQIGVLINGIVSSIIIPIIITNAKGVEYIFTGSFIPGLIASIICLGLLFLLPETRGKKLEM
- a CDS encoding amidohydrolase family protein, with the translated sequence MDKQEKIDIFCHITPLKFIHEYVKSMVVHFLRLIEINVSNNFIYFSDPEYRLKYMKKYSIDIEVLTLGPTGDTWNVVPNNILPKLVKVANDSIAEIVNKYSDKFVGIGIVPGIYEGFMDEVKRSIKDLGFKGIMILSNLIGKPVDADEMNSFYQFMSSENLPIFIHPTNPPYGNSYPWAREYRLIQMLGWPYDTSLAMARLVFSGILDKYPNLKFIIHHAGAMIPFFSKRIEGFYDEAIAYPEVYGGETFKRLNRHPLEYFRNNFYVDTVLNGNISALKASYDFYGIDHMVFATDFPYGPEKGERWTKDILDSVYELKLDEDNLEKIFHKNARKLLGI
- a CDS encoding class I SAM-dependent methyltransferase; translation: MIHKGKKVETQNQSISDFHGFGESIRREIASKINIKTNLRVLDVGTGFGRNVKFLAKLIPLPREIWSIDADEDSIKRVKDELEREKIAEGIHFKHGLAENLPFEDNYFDYTISVMLLHHMSSIENGIKEMLRVTKNDGMVIIVDYTPEAHTLHFTTPHSKSDFFDHEKVVEIVRNLCNNYEIKDFKMWYLVTAVKV
- a CDS encoding cupin domain-containing protein, producing MSYIDIRDLGKKRSSSEIPPDIFDLYKKIMEQKKNSRVLIKSSEIKWIEKGRQVARSAKVIDPENGFTNSIVNIGLGEIPPHGHTGKHKHTEAYIYIVKGKGHSIVNEKRYDWEAGDFLYIPPDTYHQHFNDGDESAVYLRVIPGPLIVNLMAIFASLNLNVEGMLHQAETAPEYTGPKPKVYFDELEKQ
- a CDS encoding cupin domain-containing protein, with protein sequence MSKEWESKIKDFISKIEKENLTTFFAATHPKYSTSVFRFTKEPTHVALPYVWKYKLAKERLLELAEILPPEEAERRNINFVNPGLKQYFPAISAATLPTLRGGIQMLKPGERAYTHRHTANAFRFVLEAPLEGAYTIVEGYKLAMRPGDVILTPNWTWHDHHNEGNNYAIWFDGLDVITAYWLGGVFYQDFGDVNVDKYQKIVSSNEDVMARYLGVKPTFESLPSHLPSSDNPLFYYPYSLIRNSLIRIAEKGKGDPYYGIELEYTNPTNGSPAFPTMSLKIRLIKGNDELKPIRRTENRIFVVFEGSGTFEIEGQKYVVEPFDIIAIPSWKKYSIRNDANDNLIIFSYSDEPVFKALGFMREKREE
- a CDS encoding ABC transporter substrate-binding protein, giving the protein MVSMRRGISRTLAIVIALVIIIVAVGGGLGYYYTSTSGFKYNIAITVAGSDPIPLYWAYQNGLFQKYLPEANVEAFPSGGGAVIQAISTGKAQIGFVNAFSILTAIASGVPIKIVAVWDDSPYTAGVIVKSNSPFYNISQLKGKIFAESRPGSFDAVTLELMVGRLGWGNNYTAIPVGSPGAQIASVLSGKADAALVNVWDVQHLVQSGQVREIYVVSQEWPAEYIVATDSFISQHSDVIAKVIQATYKIMQDYYSNANSSVQFMIKYYNFTETEAEEYLHEVIYATNLSLALVNATALKLAISALINAKVLPSNFTNIPLSSIYTNQFVQQTSSNVNTTVGLINLLIIIDSKILIRA